The following are encoded in a window of Gossypium raimondii isolate GPD5lz chromosome 13, ASM2569854v1, whole genome shotgun sequence genomic DNA:
- the LOC105766947 gene encoding auxin-responsive protein SAUR23, which translates to MAIRVPRIMHTKQILGRSKLFANQAASNSTDVPKGYIAVYVGESQKKRFIVPISSLNRSSFQKLLSIAEEEFGFNHPMGGLTIPCREEVFVDLTSSLH; encoded by the coding sequence ATGGCTATCCGTGTGCCAAGAATTATGCATACTAAGCAGATTCTTGGTCGTTCTAAACTGTTTGCAAATCAAGCAGCCTCGAACTCAACGGATGTTCCCAAAGGATACATTGCAGTGTATGTTGGGGAGAGCCAAAAGAAGAGATTCATAGTTCCAATCTCATCCTTGAATCGGTCTTCATTTCAGAAGTTGTTAAGCATAGCTGAGGAAGAATTTGGATTCAATCATCCAATGGGTGGTCTCACAATTCCTTGCAGAGAAGAGGTTTTTGTTGATCTCACATCAAGCTTGCATTAG